The proteins below come from a single Gossypium raimondii isolate GPD5lz chromosome 2, ASM2569854v1, whole genome shotgun sequence genomic window:
- the LOC105777949 gene encoding kinesin-like protein KIN-13B: protein MNGMGRQRQRSDAAGVQVHHQRQHSDNFLETTSNGRWLQSAGLQHLHSSNNSVPPLQDYAFYGGGGGSQGSRMYRNVQRGSNTGNDYFTEPTTPPVSSRPPSQRRNGEDSPGEFSPGLLDLHSFDTELLPEMQIPNLYDAPLYNHVRGRSLDDSEPYISNNKQTGKARGVPENSLLKSFAADREKVNSVAKIKVVVRKRPLNKKELAKNEEDIIETLSNSLVVHETKLKVDLTEYVEKHEFVFDAVLNEEVSNDEVYRETVEPIVPIIFQRTKATCFAYGQTGSGKTFTMKPLPLKASRDILRLMHHTYRNQGFQLFVSFFEIYGGKLFDLLSDRKKLFMREDGKQQVCIVGLQEYRASDVETIKDLIEKGNATRSTGTTGANEESSRSHAILQLAIKRSVDGNESKPARVVGKLSFIDLAGSERGADTTDNDKQTRMEGAEINKSLLALKECIRALDNDQGHIPFRGSKLTEVLRDSFMGNSRTVMISCISPSSGSCEHTLNTLRYADRVKSLSKGGNPKKDALSSSLNLKESTARPLSSVLPTALTSEDYINDTWPDQNERDDFAASEDSYEPEKLMWKKNGKPDQYNFSISEDKLRKPNGETRWKEPLRSDFKHSKSDDDLNALLQEEEDLVNAHREQVEQTMNIVKEEMNLLVEADQPGNHIDDYISRLNAILSQKAVGITQLQTRLSRFQKRLKEHNVLVSSSGY from the exons ATGAACGGAATGGGGAGACAGAGGCAGAGATCTGATGCGGCAGGAGTTCAAGTGCACCATCAGAGACAACACTCAGATAACTTCTTGGAAACGACGTCGAATGGGAGATGGCTTCAGTCTGCTGGTCTTCAGCATCTTCACTCTTCCAACAACTCTGTTCCTCCTCTTCAG GATTATGCGTTTTATGGTGGAGGAGGAGGATCTCAAGGATCTAGAATGTATAGGAATGTACAGAGGGGTTCTAATACGGGGAACGACTATTTCACGGAGCCTACAACTCCTCCAGTTAGTTCGCGTCCGCCAAGCCAGAGGAGGAATGGTGAAGACTCGCCGGGAGAGTTCAGTCCCGGTCTCTTAGATCTGCATTCTTTTGATACTGAGCTTCTGCCTGAG ATGCAGATTCCTAACCTGTATGATGCTCCTCTTTATAATCATGTTCGAGGTAGAAGTCTTGATGACTCTGAACCCTATATTTCAAACAACAAACAAACAGGCAAAGCTCGTGGTGTGCCAGAGAATAGCCTCCTTAAAAGCTTTGCTGCAGACAGAGAGAAGGTCAATTCAGTTGCAAAGATCAAAGTTGTG GTGCGGAAAAGACCTCTGAATAAAAAGGAGTTAGCAAAGAATGAAGAAGATATTATAGAGACACTTTCCAATTCCCTAGTAGTCCATGAAACTAAACTTAAG GTTGACCTTACAGAATATGTGGAGAAGCATGAATTTGTTTTTGATGCAGTGCTGAATGAGGAGGTCTCAAATGATGAG GTCTATCGTGAGACTGTGGAGCCCATAGTTCCTATAATTTTTCAGCGCACTAAAGCGACTTGTTTTGCATATGGTCAAACAG GAAGCGGAAAAACCTTTACTATGAAGCCACTTCCTCTTAAAGCTTCTCGGGATATCTTGAGGTTGATGCACCATACTTACAGGAACCAAGGGTTTCAGTTGTTTGTGAGCTTCTTTGAGATATATGGAGGAAAATTATTTGATCTCCTCAGTGATAGAAA AAAACTCTTTATGCGAGAGGATGGTAAGCAGCAAGTTTGTATTGTGGGTCTGCAAGAGTACAGGGCATCAGATGTGGAGACTATTAAGGACCTTATTGAGAAAGGAAATGCCACAAGAAGCACTGGTACTACAGGTGCAAATGAGGAATCTTCCCGTTCTCATGCCATACTTCAACTTGCTATCAAGCGATCTGTTGATGGAAATGAATCGAAGCCTGCCCGTGTTGTTGGCAAGCTCTCCTTTATAGATCTGGCCGGAAGTGAACGAGGTGCTGATACTACGGATAATGATAAACAGACAAG AATGGAAGGTGCAGAGATCAACAAGAGCTTACTTGCATTGAAAGAGTGCATAAGAGCTCTTGACAATGACCAGGGCCACATTCCTTTCAGAGGCAGCAAACTGACGGAGGTTCTAAGGGACTCGTTTATGGGAAATTCCCGTACTGTTATGATATCTTGCATTTCACCAAGCTCAGGGTCATGTGAACACACTCTGAACACCTTAAGATATGCTGATAG GGTGAAGAGCCTTTCAAAAGGGGGAAATCCTAAGAAGGATGCATTATCTTCAAGCTTAAACCTGAAAGAGTCAACTGCGCGGCCATTATCTTCTGTTTTACCAACTGCATTGACCTCGGAGGATTATATTAATGATACATGGCCTGACCAAAATGAAAGAGATGATTTTGCTGCGTCAGAAGATTCCTATGAGCCAGAGAAACTGATGTGGAAGAAAAATGGAAAGCCGGACCAAtacaatttctcaatttcagaGGACAAGTTACGGAAACCTAATGGTGAGACAAGATGGAAGGAACCACTAAGATCTgatttcaagcattcaaaatcaGATGATGATTTGAATGCTCTCCTTCAG GAAGAGGAGGATCTTGTAAATGCTCACAGGGAACAAGTGGAGCAGACCATGAATATTGTCAAAGAG GAGATGAACCTGCTGGTTGAAGCAGACCAACCTGGGAACCatattgatgattatatatCGAGACTGAATGCCATTCTTTCTCAGAAAGCTGTCGGCATTACACAGTTACAAACTCGTTTATCTCGATTCCAGAAGCGCTTAAAGGAGCATAATGTTTTAGTATCTTCTTCGGGGTATTGA